GCCATCATTGGTGTTTTGGCCTCGATCGTCCTGGTTTCGATGGGCGGAGCAAGGTCAAAGGCCAGGGATGCTGTCAGGCAGGCCGATATGCGCCAGATCGCCTCGGCTATGGAAATGTATTACGGAGACCTTGATGCTTACCTGAAGCAGGCCGACGTGCCAGCCGCCATCGGCACTTATATGGTGACAGTGCCAAAGGATCCGAAGTCCAAGGCCGTTTATGACTGGTTTAGCAACCTTGCAGACGACCAGAAATTCTGCATGTATGCCACTATGGAGAACAAAGGAACCTGCACCACCACTCGCTACTATGCCGCTTCCCACAAAGGCACCCTTGAAGCTTGCGATGTCGGCACCTGGACGCTGAGCTGTCCGTAATTAAAAGTCCGACTTTGGCGAAAAAAAGTCGGACTTTAATCCAAAAATGAAGAAACGACAGAGCGCAAAGAAAACAAAATTTGGCTTTGGATCAGAAACTAATGGTTTCACCCTGGTCGAATTATTGGTCGTCATTGCCGTCATCGGGCTTTTGGCTTCGATCGTTCTGGTTTCAATGGGTTCGGCCAGAGAAAAAGCCAGGGATGCTCGGCGCCAAGCAGACATCAGGCAGATCGGCACCGCCATGGAGCTTTATTATTCCGACAACAGCGAGGAATACTTGTCGACTGCCGGCGGAGTCGATGCCGTCACTGCTATTCCGAACCCTTGCTCAGCTACCCTTTGCTATTTGCCTGCGGTCCCCAAAGATCCCAAGAACGTTACCCCTCAGCAGTATACCTGGGCGGCCAATAGCGCCAACAAGCAGAAGTACTGTGTTTATGCAAAGTTCGAGTCTGGCACCAATACCTATGTCTGCTCGTCGGAACGGGGAACTCTGAGCAAAGTCTCTGCCACAGCGCCGACCCTCACAGCCTGTTGCTATTAGATTTAAGGAAAGACAACAAAACAAACCTCCTTCCCGCTGCAAGCGGGAGGGGTTTGTTTTTGATTGGTAAGCCTAGTTATTGTTTGATATAATAAAAAAGCAGGAAGATTATCATTAAATATTTTTATGACAAGTAAAAACCATAAAAAAGGTTTCACCCAGCACCACTTTGGAAATTTCTCGCAAAGTGGTGCGGGGTTTACCCTGGTTGAACTGCTTGTCGTCATTGCCGTCATCGGACTTTTGGCTTCGATCGTTCTGGTTTCAATGGGTTCGGCCAGAGAAAAAGCCAGGGATGCTCGGCGCCAA
This genomic window from bacterium contains:
- a CDS encoding type II secretion system protein; protein product: MRNKKGFTLIELLIVIAIIGVLASIVLVSMGGARSKARDAVRQADMRQIASAMEMYYGDLDAYLKQADVPAAIGTYMVTVPKDPKSKAVYDWFSNLADDQKFCMYATMENKGTCTTTRYYAASHKGTLEACDVGTWTLSCP
- a CDS encoding type II secretion system protein, with protein sequence MKKRQSAKKTKFGFGSETNGFTLVELLVVIAVIGLLASIVLVSMGSAREKARDARRQADIRQIGTAMELYYSDNSEEYLSTAGGVDAVTAIPNPCSATLCYLPAVPKDPKNVTPQQYTWAANSANKQKYCVYAKFESGTNTYVCSSERGTLSKVSATAPTLTACCY